From the genome of Eublepharis macularius isolate TG4126 chromosome 4, MPM_Emac_v1.0, whole genome shotgun sequence:
GGGTTTATATCCTTTCATGCTAATTTGCTACAGCAAGGAGAGAATTTTAGTTTCCTGCATGTTCTCAGTTACCTGTCAGATAAAAACAGGCAAGTTTGTTTTAACTTCaaagaaatgtaatttttttctgcCAACTAGAAGATACCACAAATATTATTGAATGTATTTCACATAGTATACATTGGtcagagtatcagactagaatctgggagacccagtttcaaatccctgctctgccacagaagcttgacCTTGGGCCAATAACACACTTTcaacctatcctacctcacaggattgttgtgagagtaTAATGGAGGAAGAAAGAACAATGCTGTTCTGACCTTCTTGGCAGAAGTGCaggatagaaataactaaataaatatttgcaattttattatatttatatcctgtctgtCTTCCTAGAGTTTTTAATCATAAAAGATTTAACTGCATTATTACCATGTTCATAATCTCAGTACTCATAAAGTATTAGCAGTGATAGATTTTGtgcctttttttttcaaaagagcaAATATTGTACACATCAAACAGTTAAAGATAGAGGCTGTGTTCCAGAAGTAGATATTACTTTAGCACTAATGGTACAAAATGAGAATATCTACATGCATACTATCTCTTTGGTAGTGAGAGGATTCTCTCCCTTTTCTTCCTTGCCTGTGTACGAAATGAGCCCCATTCATTGAAATGTGTTAAGAAATTCTATCCAGCCTTGCTTGAATGGCACCACCTCTGAGCTTCAGCACTGCCTTTGTCTCCGTCAAGGGGAAAAGTTCTTGGAAAGCATCTCCAATTCATTGGCTGGAGCTGGACTGAACTACAGAGTTGCTTCCCTGAGGGGCCATCATGTTGTTGTCCAGTGGAGAGTCCCAAAGGGGAAGGCTTTACATGGTCacccattttccatttccttgAGCAACCAAAATGTGCATAGCCAACTTTTGTGCTAAGTATAGCATACAGATGGAGGGATCTTTTCTTTCTGAAAGATAAGGCCAAATGTACATTATTCTGGTCACACCTCTGAGCATTTTCTCTTGCTTAATCAATCTCTGAATTTGTTTTGCCGAAAGCTGAATCTGGCTGCTTTGCAGTCCCATTGCAGGGTTCAGTTTTTTGTACATTGCATGAAATGTACTGGGATGTGCATGGGAGCCTAGGTGCAATTGCACAAACAGTGTTATTTTATAAGAAACTTTTAAGTCCTTGAGTGCATAATGCAGAGAAAAGGAAGCACATATGTTTGTGAAATATACGAAGATTATTACCGGGATAGGAATGAAACTAAACTGAATTGTAATGCAACAAGAGTGCTGGTTTTACTTACATATTTTCCATCAAGTCACTCACAACCAATTTATGGAGGctccagcaagggactttcagggcaagtaagaagcagaaatggtttgccattgctttcctctgcagagtcttctttggtggtctcccatccaagtaccaaccctgcttagcttccaatatctgacaATATCAGGCTATGCCATGCCAACTTCCCTCCCATACTGATTTTAACCACATCGTTATTCTGTTGTATTCAGGACATATTGGGGAAGATCCTACCCCTGTCCTCcttactccactgagcaaagttgaaAGGCTTCTTCCAGGCTCAGGACtcagagccttcctccaacttaaggctCTTAAGTAGCCTTaaggctacttggaggatgggtTGGATCCATCCTATTGCCACTCCAAGGTCTATGTTGGTTGGAATACTAGATGATGCAATAGGACTCCAGCTTTAAGCTGAGTGAGGAGTATGGCAGACAGCCAGCGTTAGTCTTATACTGATATAATCTCTATGTCTCTTGCAGCAAACCTGGCTACCACTGACATCATATTCTTAGTCTGCTGTGTCCCCTTCACTGCCACACTCTATCCCTTGCCCAGCTGGGTTTTTGGGGACTTCATGTGCAAATTTGTCAACTATTTGCAGCAGGTGAGCTTAAGTGGCGGAAGAATCTGTGTGATATTTCAGTGTACAGAGATGTGATTATATAAGTAGCTGTGGGTATGCCTTATGCAAATGTACTTATGTCTTATGGAAGGAGGGGCTGACTTCAAAGGTATACATAGCTAACTTGATTTCCAGCCCTTCACTATTGCCCTTGTTTTCTCACCAGGTGACAGTACAGGCCACCTGCATCACTTTGATGGCAATGAGTGTGGACCGTTGCTATGCTACGCTGTATCCACTGCAGTCCTTACGTTACCGAACCCCTCATGTAGCCATGGCTGTCAGTTTTGCGATCTGGATTGGTGAGTGTGCCCCGCAAGAGCTATGCATACATAGCTAGAGGGCTGAGACAGGAGTTTCATGTGAAGGAGCCAGAGTTGGACCTAAACCCTAACCTGTCCATCTTGCTTTCCAGGATTCGCCCCGTAAACCCATAGAGAATCCTGTAATAAGTTCTCCACAATGTGTCGCTACTAATTCCTGGTCTTAACAGTAATATCACACAATATCGGAATGAAGACAGTTCTTCACTTTGCCCCCAAGTTCAGCTTTGGTTTTGACCTCTGCAGGTGACACAATGGTGCTTTGTCCTTGAGGGCTTTGAATTCTCTGTCTTTGACCTCCAGGTTCCTTCATTCTCTCACTGCCTATGGCTATATACCATCGCACTGAGGTTGGCTACTGGTATGGCCTGCGCACCTACTGTATTGAAGCCTTCACCAGCAAGAGCCAGGAGCGCAGTTTTATTCTGTATACTTTCCTGGCTGTATATCTATTGCCTCTGTTCACCATATGCCTCTGCTATTCCATCATGCTCAAGCGCATTGGGAATCCTGTGGTAGAGCCCATTGACCATGACTATCAGGTAGGTGGGAGTGCATCCTTCCATACTGCCCAGTCCAGCAGTTAAGAAGATCctcttctcaagccctgcttTCTGAAGGTCAGGCAGGTGGTGAGTAcagacaggactttttcagtggtggtgccTTGCCTTTACAGTGCCTTCCTTCTTGAGACTTGCAGGGAACCTACCTTTCTCTCCTTTGGGTACCAGGCAAAAATTTTATCCAAGCTTTTAACTGATAACTTTAATGATCTGCTTCTAGCCTAAGTACTGTTTAATGaatatcatttcaggctgctcattgtttgttttatattgtttttatgccTTAGCTTGCTATtaatggtttgtttggttttgttgATTTAGTTATGAGTTGCCCTCagcaagtctctggagaggtgacatatacattttctcagggctttttttctgggaaaagaggtggtggaactcagtgggttgccagcacagggggcaactcttggtgggaggtggtgcctcggtaccacatgtgcgcacgcaaagtgtgtgcacattcccagggccaatgacatcactttgggtcagctggaacaagggggaatcgcccttggtaaaaatgatcacatggctggtggccccgccccctgatctccagagagaggggagtttagattggcaatctaaactcccctctttctggagatcagggggcggggccaccagccatgtgttcattttcaagaggttctggaacgccgttccactgtgttccagtcCTGCATTTTCTCAATAAATAAAAAAGTGGAGGACAGTTATGGAAGGTTGACCCTGTTCCATTCACGATTGAGCCTCTGCTTCAGCAGCCCAGATATGGTGTGCTTCTAGTGAAAAGAAGTTCTGTCAGGACTGGATGAGCAGAAATGTGTGTATTCAGGAAGGGCAATGAAAAGGATCAAGGTATGGGAGCACcttccctgtgaggaaaggctaaagaagtTAGAACTCTTCAGTCTTAAAAAAAGATGACTATGCAGGGGGAGagatgacagaggtttataacatTATTAATGATGTgggaaagtggatagagagaacttctCTGCTCTCACCCAAAATATGAGAATTTGACACTGGATACTGAGATTTTGTGCtaatgtagatccagaggagttagccatgtcagtctgcagtagcaaaatagcaaagagtccagtagcacctttaacactaactttattgtagcataagcttttgagagccacagatctcttcgtcagatgcatggagggtatgaagaagctGGCCAGAGATATAAAGGTGGTgatgggagtggggagagggtgcagggaacaagggtcatgtaaatgtaaataagttcatgaaagaggtggaatgcacaatccagacTGGgtatgacccctcccctccatggcagaatctgaatagaatgcctgaaggcagttacttttagTAACTGccttcatagtctctattcaatccaagtctgaatgagtcaaatttacatatgaattccaattcagcagtaaCATAGCAATTGCAATTGCCTTCTTCCTTAAACCCAGACTTCTGCTCTACCTGACTAGATTCTCTTCCTTACCCAAACTGGAGATGAATTGTGCTACCAGcccgacctacctcacagggttgttgtaagggaaaaaatggaggagtaaGGACATATGCACACCACCTGAGCTCTTCAGAAGGAGTGCAGGATAAGACATACCCTTCTTAACTCTGGGTAGGCCATGTATCCTCTTCTCTTCAATCTCAGCAGGTGCAACATCTGTCAGAGCGTTCAGCCGCCATGAGGGCCAAGATTTCCAAGATGGTTGTAGTGATTGTGCTGCTGTTCACCATTTGCTGGGGTCCCATCCAGTTCTACTTGCTCTTTCAGGGCTTctatcatcacttccaggccaactATGAGACCTACAAGATCAAGACATGGGCCAATTGCATGTCATATGCCAACTCTTCTCTCAACCCCATTGTCTATGCATTCATGGGAGACAGTTTCCGCAAATCCTTCAAGAAGGCATTCCCCTTCCTCTTCCGTCAGCGTGTACAGGACAATGGCACGCACTCAGGCTCCCATAACGCGGAGCTAAAATTTGTCACTTAACTTTGCCTTCACCTGCATGATTGAGAACTCTGCTTTGTGTGATTGCCAAAGGTCATGGAGACTAAGATGATGAAACTGGATGCCTGCTTATGGTGGTTATTCCTATACAACATACAATGACTGAAAGATTAAGGATCCTCGTTCAAAATTAAATTCATTCAGTGTACATAATGACATGTTAGTGACTGTGGAttttaattttcaatttttcaGAAGCCTAAGCTAAACTGCTAAACCTCAAGAACAGGGCAGTGGGCAGGGTGGGGTCACTGAGTTGTGTGCTCCACCTGGAACTTTAATTCACTCCATCTGGGAATTTTGAGGGCTTTTAAATTTGTAAGATTTTAACATAAGGAATAAAGAGCTGCTtttgagaggagaaaaaattctggTTAAAAAGAATTAGTGGCAGGTGATgccctcattccccccccccgccccccgcctccCCAGTACTGCTCCAGACTTCACTCATCTGGTCCACATAGCGCTGCCTACCCCAAAATCTCTATCAACCATGCTTAAGTGATCTTCTCTTAGCTACTATGTATGCGAACATGGCACGGTGCTTAAAAAGGGTAAGAGAAAAAATTATGTATTCAAGGAGAGTGTTAATTAAAGTGTGAAAACCTCTGAATCAACTCAGAATATAACAGGATACAACTACCTTggaaaagctaagcagagttagctagagagccagtatggtgtaagaGTTAGAGTGCCGTCTtacacagagttacacccttctcaatCAAGTGACTTACAGTTGCAGTGCCAGAGTACTAGACTAGGAATGTGCAAATCTCCTCTGCCAGAAAACTCACTGGATATCTCTGAGCCAGTCACGCTCCCTGAGTGTAACTTACCTCAGACggttgttgtgaagctaaaatggaggaaagaataaCCATATGTACCACCCTTAACTTCTAGGAGGAAGTGTGAGATAAAAATGAAATAGATAGATATGTCTGGGTGTGGTCTGTGTCTAAATTAGGAGATCTCTTGGGAACCTCATGTAATCTGccttttgaattttatttttttgtcatttataccctgccgttCTTGCAATAGGGAACCaaaatggcttatatcattctcctcttctctattttatcctcccaacaaacctgtgaggtaagttaagcggagactctgtgactggcccaaggtcacccaataagcttccataacagagcagggaattgaacctgggtctcctaaatcctagtcccgtactctaaccactacaccacagtggctgtcTGATAATCTTTGATAATCTACTTTGAGTTCTGTGATGGAAGAAAGGTGGATATAAATAAGTATTTTAAtcaaaaaattgaataaaatactTATTTATATCCACCTTTCTTCCATCTCAGAACTCAATTTTTTTTATGCTGGGAAGGGAAGAAGTCTCTTCAGACTGTCCTGAGGTATCCTAGATAGTGATAGAACCAAAATGAAGGATCTCTCTCCATCTCAagctgtttgtttgcttgcttgctcaaTCTCAATCAAAAtgcatctctctttctctctagctaGCAAAATTTAGCAACGCTGTCCACCAAAATGCCTAAGAAAATGCCAATCACTTGCTCTGTGAAACTAGCTCTCACCTTTTGACTGGCAACCAGTAGGAGTTGATGTCACAAGGAAGAATTTGTCACAGCAATGTTGGTAACTTGTCTTAACATGAGATAGCATTCTTCTTGAGTCCTAATATTAgttttggtttttaatgttttttaaaattaatgttgaGCCCTAATATTAgttttggtatttatttatttatttcaaatttctattccgccctccccgcgagcgggctcagggtggataacaacatattaaaatacaaaatacaataaaaacaacatattaaaatacaataaaatccatacacatttaaaacaggatggcggACAGCCTTAACAGGGAGGGTTAAATTTTTATACATCCTTTTTTTCTTCGTcttttttttcatgttttttaatgtttttttaaagtaatgttgAGCTCTTTATGTATCATACAGGATAAATAAATGCTAGAGACACATTGATCATCAACCAAAAGTGAAGTGGTCTTTGCTCAACCACTTTCCCCCAAGATACAACACAGAGGCTTCATGAAAGGGAGAAACAGCACCAGCCATACAAAACAATGGGCCCATTAGTCTGCAGCTGCTAGCAGGAGAGACTGTATTGGGACCTTGCTTCCTGATGGAGTAGCTGGCTTCCTTATGGAGTTGATGGCTCTCTCTTCTCCTAGTACTATAGCTTTTGTATCACTGTTTCCCTCATATCACATTGAAAGGGctaatgtagcatagtggttaggtggTTGGGCTTGAATTAGTACTTtgactcccattactgccatgaggtTGGCAGGTAGACTTAgttaagccactcttctcagccctagCTTCCCTGcaatattgtggggataataacaacactaaccaGCAATTCAGCAAAATCTCATATTTTTGTTTAATTCTACTGATTTCCCAGGCTATGATATTTCTCCCTTCCAGTCAGATCCTTACaaaggaggagcacagagcattcccagccaatcacctttggagaGAAGCTACAGAAAGTGACAGAAGTgttccttccctcctttg
Proteins encoded in this window:
- the LOC129329262 gene encoding G-protein coupled receptor 54-like — its product is MDAEPLHSEAWPSWTADPTPWPGSAKPSTGILEGGMHLWIFNNSGEDTSPPFLTDAWLVPLFYALIMLLGLVGNSLVIYVISKHRQMRTATNFYIANLATTDIIFLVCCVPFTATLYPLPSWVFGDFMCKFVNYLQQVTVQATCITLMAMSVDRCYATLYPLQSLRYRTPHVAMAVSFAIWIGSFILSLPMAIYHRTEVGYWYGLRTYCIEAFTSKSQERSFILYTFLAVYLLPLFTICLCYSIMLKRIGNPVVEPIDHDYQVQHLSERSAAMRAKISKMVVVIVLLFTICWGPIQFYLLFQGFYHHFQANYETYKIKTWANCMSYANSSLNPIVYAFMGDSFRKSFKKAFPFLFRQRVQDNGTHSGSHNAELKFVT